One window of Candidatus Mycobacterium wuenschmannii genomic DNA carries:
- a CDS encoding ABC transporter substrate-binding protein yields MKAWRRRAAASCLVVVFAAAAPGLLTACSGSAAGQVDYIVDGALDSYNTNTVGGAASAGAQAFARTLTGFGYHGPDGQVVADHDFGSISMVGGSPLVLDYQIADNAVYSDGKPVTCDDLVLTWAAQSGRFPGFDAASQAGYVDVTSIDCQPGQKKARVSFAPDRNIVDYNQLFTATSILPSHVIAEELGVDVTAALLGNNQPVVARIAQTWNTTWNLKSGIESGIIAKHFPSSGPYKVESVLDGGAVVLVANDKWWGAKPMTKRVTVWPQKADIQDRVNAKSADVVDVAAGSSGALATPDTFRRTDAASDGIEQLIFAPSGPLADIAARRAVALCTPRDVIARDAQAPIANARLHTAADDAIGQAENVPQAAPFVKADPVAARAELKNKPLPVRIGYRGPNARLAAIVGAIAKACGPAGITVSDVTSDSVGPQALKEGKIDVLLASTGGATGSGSTGSSAMDAYDLHTGNGNNASGYTNGQIDGIIASLAVSADPADLVRLLSESAPVLWAGMPTLPLYRQQRTLLTSKKMYAVGANPSRWGAGWNMDRWVLVR; encoded by the coding sequence ATGAAGGCCTGGCGTCGGCGGGCGGCCGCCAGCTGTCTGGTGGTCGTGTTTGCCGCCGCCGCGCCGGGATTGTTGACGGCGTGCTCGGGAAGCGCCGCGGGACAGGTCGACTACATCGTCGACGGCGCGCTGGACTCCTACAACACCAACACCGTCGGCGGCGCGGCGTCCGCGGGCGCGCAGGCCTTTGCCCGCACGCTGACCGGGTTCGGCTACCACGGGCCCGACGGTCAGGTCGTCGCCGACCACGACTTCGGCTCGATCTCGATGGTCGGCGGCTCGCCGTTGGTGCTGGATTATCAAATCGCCGACAACGCCGTGTATTCCGACGGCAAGCCGGTCACCTGCGACGACCTGGTGCTGACGTGGGCCGCACAGTCGGGCCGGTTTCCCGGCTTCGACGCGGCCAGCCAGGCCGGCTACGTCGACGTCACCTCGATCGACTGCCAACCGGGGCAGAAGAAGGCGCGGGTGTCGTTCGCGCCCGACCGCAACATCGTCGACTACAACCAGCTGTTCACTGCGACCTCGATCCTGCCGTCGCACGTCATCGCCGAGGAGCTCGGCGTTGACGTCACCGCCGCGCTGCTGGGCAACAACCAGCCGGTCGTTGCGCGTATCGCGCAGACGTGGAACACCACCTGGAACCTGAAGTCGGGCATCGAATCCGGCATCATCGCCAAACACTTCCCGTCATCGGGGCCGTACAAGGTCGAATCGGTGCTGGACGGTGGCGCGGTGGTTCTGGTCGCCAACGACAAATGGTGGGGCGCAAAGCCGATGACCAAGCGGGTCACGGTGTGGCCGCAGAAGGCCGACATCCAGGACCGGGTGAACGCCAAGAGCGCCGACGTGGTCGACGTCGCCGCCGGATCCTCGGGGGCCCTCGCGACCCCCGACACCTTTCGGCGCACCGACGCCGCGTCCGACGGCATCGAGCAATTGATCTTCGCGCCGAGCGGCCCGCTTGCCGACATCGCGGCCCGCCGGGCGGTCGCACTGTGCACGCCGCGCGACGTGATCGCCCGCGACGCGCAGGCGCCGATCGCCAACGCGCGGCTGCACACCGCCGCCGACGACGCCATCGGCCAGGCCGAGAACGTCCCGCAGGCAGCCCCTTTCGTGAAGGCCGACCCGGTGGCGGCGCGCGCCGAACTGAAGAACAAGCCGCTGCCCGTGCGCATCGGCTACCGGGGCCCCAACGCGCGGCTGGCGGCCATCGTCGGCGCGATCGCCAAGGCCTGCGGTCCGGCCGGCATCACGGTCTCCGACGTCACGTCCGACTCGGTCGGCCCGCAGGCGCTCAAGGAGGGCAAGATCGATGTGCTGCTGGCCAGCACCGGCGGCGCCACCGGTAGCGGATCGACCGGTTCGTCGGCCATGGACGCCTACGACCTGCACACCGGCAACGGCAACAACGCATCCGGCTACACCAACGGACAGATCGACGGGATCATTGCTTCGCTCGCGGTCTCGGCCGACCCCGCCGACCTCGTCCGGCTGTTGAGCGAGAGCGCGCCCGTGCTGTGGGCCGGCATGCCGACGCTGCCGCTGTACCGCCAGCAGCGCACCCTGCTGACGTCGAAGAAGATGTACGCCGTCGGCGCCAACCCGAGCCGCTGGGGCGCCGGCTGGAACATGGACCGATGGGTCCTGGTGCGGTGA
- a CDS encoding adenine phosphoribosyltransferase — MGPGAVTAADLVAALTRQVADFPSAGIQFKDLTPVLADARSLAAITDEFAEVAAGADLVAGIDARGFLLGGALAIRLGTGVLAIRKGGKLPPPVLAESYQLEYGSANLELPADGIELTGRTVVLVDDVLATGGTVVAAHRLLEKAGARVTTAVVVIELAGLGGRDRVAPLPVHSVAIL; from the coding sequence ATGGGTCCTGGTGCGGTGACGGCAGCCGACCTGGTCGCCGCGCTCACCCGGCAGGTCGCCGACTTCCCTTCGGCGGGAATCCAATTCAAGGACCTGACGCCGGTGCTCGCCGATGCGCGCAGCCTGGCCGCGATCACCGACGAATTTGCCGAGGTCGCCGCCGGCGCCGACCTGGTTGCCGGTATCGACGCGCGTGGATTTCTGCTGGGCGGGGCGTTGGCCATCCGGCTCGGCACCGGCGTGCTGGCGATTCGTAAGGGCGGCAAGCTGCCACCGCCAGTGCTCGCCGAGAGCTATCAGCTCGAGTACGGCAGCGCGAACCTCGAGCTGCCGGCCGACGGGATCGAGTTGACCGGTCGCACGGTGGTGCTCGTGGACGACGTGCTGGCCACCGGCGGCACCGTGGTCGCGGCCCATCGGCTGCTCGAAAAGGCGGGTGCGCGGGTGACGACGGCCGTGGTGGTGATCGAACTCGCCGGTCTGGGCGGCCGCGACCGGGTCGCCCCGTTGCCCGTGCACAGCGTCGCGATTCTCTAG
- a CDS encoding nitroreductase family protein yields MDLTEALRTTGAVRDFTDRSVDDAVLARVLDNARFAPSGSNAQAWRVVVVKDPDNRRRLRECYLQGSREYLALAAAGLRPWSPTNDREAEARALATENTAAPQGFAQQFDETPVLLALFADLSMLAAIDRDADRYTFAAGASIYPFAWNVLLAAREEGLGGVITTIAIRREAQVKDILGAADPLALAAIIALGYPVRQPRRLRREPVTSFVTVDSIDGPVFEV; encoded by the coding sequence ATGGACCTCACTGAAGCGTTGCGCACGACCGGGGCTGTGCGCGACTTCACCGATCGATCGGTCGACGACGCCGTGCTGGCGCGGGTGCTGGACAACGCACGCTTCGCGCCAAGCGGAAGTAACGCACAAGCGTGGCGTGTGGTGGTGGTCAAAGACCCGGACAACCGCCGCCGGCTGCGGGAGTGCTACCTGCAGGGCTCGCGGGAATACCTGGCGCTCGCGGCGGCCGGCCTGCGACCTTGGTCGCCGACCAACGACCGCGAGGCGGAGGCGCGCGCATTGGCCACCGAAAACACCGCCGCGCCACAGGGTTTCGCGCAGCAATTCGACGAGACACCGGTGCTACTGGCGCTGTTCGCCGACCTGTCGATGCTGGCCGCCATCGACCGCGACGCCGATCGCTATACGTTCGCCGCGGGGGCGTCGATCTATCCGTTCGCCTGGAACGTTCTGCTGGCGGCGCGGGAAGAGGGTCTGGGCGGGGTGATCACCACGATCGCGATTCGGCGGGAGGCTCAGGTGAAAGACATTCTGGGAGCGGCGGACCCGTTGGCGCTCGCCGCGATCATTGCGCTGGGCTATCCGGTCCGGCAGCCTCGCCGACTTCGCCGCGAACCCGTGACCTCCTTTGTTACGGTCGATTCGATCGACGGCCCGGTCTTCGAGGTTTAG
- the secF gene encoding protein translocase subunit SecF yields the protein MASNADTTGTDDTTAVELSKETARPVRASGSDAATLPHHSFLSRLYTGTGAFEVVGRRKLWYAVSGAIVAVAILSILVRGFTFGIDFKGGTTVSFPRGTATVSQVEEVFREALGHDPETVVVVGSGSAATVQIRSEALSNDKTEKLRNALFDKYHPKGSDGQPSKKAISDSAVSSTWGGQITKKAVIALVVFLALVSLYITVRYERFMAISALITMVFDLAVTAGIYSLVGFEVTPATVIGLLTILGFSLYDTVIVFDKVEENTHGFQHTTRRTFAEEANLAVNQTFMRSINTSLISTLPVLALMVVAVWLLGVGTLKDLALVQLVGIIVGTYSSIFFATPLLVTLRERTELVQTHTRRVLRRRGPDSGGKAADKGAKAPERVRVRAESGDDDRASAVDSGTPAPSKPVPGARPARHSAGRHSRPTGKQNKR from the coding sequence ATGGCGTCGAACGCGGACACCACCGGCACTGACGACACGACGGCCGTCGAGCTCAGCAAAGAGACCGCGCGGCCGGTCCGGGCGAGCGGCAGCGACGCCGCAACCTTGCCGCACCACAGCTTCCTGTCTCGCCTCTACACCGGTACCGGTGCGTTCGAGGTCGTCGGGCGGCGGAAGCTCTGGTACGCGGTCAGCGGGGCGATCGTCGCCGTCGCGATTCTGAGCATTCTGGTGCGCGGCTTCACCTTCGGGATCGACTTCAAGGGTGGTACCACGGTGTCGTTCCCGCGCGGGACCGCGACCGTGAGCCAGGTCGAGGAGGTGTTCCGCGAGGCGCTGGGCCACGACCCGGAGACCGTGGTGGTCGTGGGCAGCGGGTCGGCGGCGACCGTGCAGATTCGGTCGGAGGCGCTGTCCAACGACAAGACCGAGAAGCTGCGCAACGCGCTGTTCGACAAGTACCACCCCAAGGGTTCTGACGGGCAGCCGAGCAAGAAGGCCATTTCGGATTCGGCGGTGTCGTCGACATGGGGCGGGCAGATCACCAAGAAGGCGGTCATCGCGCTGGTGGTGTTCCTGGCGCTGGTCAGCCTCTACATCACCGTGCGCTACGAGCGTTTCATGGCGATCTCAGCCCTGATAACGATGGTGTTCGACCTGGCCGTCACCGCCGGCATCTATTCGCTGGTCGGATTCGAAGTCACGCCGGCCACGGTGATCGGTCTGCTGACGATCCTGGGCTTCTCGCTGTACGACACGGTCATTGTGTTCGACAAGGTCGAGGAGAACACCCACGGTTTCCAGCACACGACTCGGCGCACCTTCGCCGAGGAGGCCAACCTCGCCGTCAACCAGACGTTCATGCGATCGATCAACACCAGCCTGATCTCGACGCTGCCGGTGTTGGCGCTGATGGTGGTCGCGGTCTGGCTGCTGGGCGTCGGCACGCTGAAGGACCTGGCCCTGGTGCAGCTGGTCGGCATCATCGTCGGTACCTACTCGTCGATCTTCTTCGCGACGCCGCTGCTGGTCACGTTGCGTGAGCGCACCGAACTGGTACAGACGCACACGCGGCGGGTACTGCGGCGACGCGGACCGGATTCGGGCGGCAAGGCCGCCGACAAGGGAGCGAAGGCTCCGGAGCGGGTCCGGGTGCGCGCCGAGTCGGGCGACGACGATCGCGCGTCCGCGGTCGACAGCGGCACGCCGGCGCCGAGCAAGCCTGTTCCCGGCGCGCGTCCGGCACGGCATTCCGCGGGCCGTCATTCGCGCCCGACCGGCAAGCAGAACAAGCGCTGA
- the yajC gene encoding preprotein translocase subunit YajC, with protein MNQTVVFLPMLIVLGAFMFFASRRQKRALQATIDLHESLTIGDRVQTTSGLHGTIALITDDTVDLEIAPGIITTWVKLAIASRVEPEILDADADDLADDPGRLPND; from the coding sequence ATGAATCAAACGGTTGTCTTCCTGCCGATGCTGATCGTCTTGGGGGCGTTCATGTTCTTCGCGTCGCGCCGCCAGAAGCGCGCGCTGCAAGCCACCATCGACCTGCACGAATCGCTGACGATCGGCGACCGGGTGCAGACCACCTCGGGTTTGCACGGCACCATCGCCCTCATCACCGACGACACGGTCGACCTCGAAATCGCCCCCGGCATCATCACGACCTGGGTCAAGCTCGCGATTGCGAGTCGCGTCGAACCCGAAATCCTCGACGCCGACGCCGACGATCTGGCCGACGACCCGGGCCGACTGCCCAACGACTGA
- a CDS encoding RelA/SpoT family protein: MAEDKGTAIQPPTEPLKLADLPSAAPAANEQGIGLKAPSSASRRVRARLARRMTAQRSAVSPVLEPLVAVHREIYPKADLALLQRAFEVAERRHADQLRHSGDPYITHPLAVANILAELGMDTTTLVAALLHDTVEDTGYTLEALSTDFGDEVGHLVDGVTKLDKVVLGSAAEGETIRKMITAMARDPRVLVIKVADRLHNMRTMRFLPPEKQARKARETLEVIAPLAHRLGMATVKWELEDLSFAILHPKKYEEIVRLVAGRAPSRDTYLAKVRAEIIATLTGSKINAVVEGRPKHYWSIYQKMIVKGRDFDDIHDLVGLRILCEEIRDCYAAVGVVHSLWQPMAGRFKDYIAQPRYGVYQSLHTTVVGPEGKPLEVQIRTRDMHRTAEYGIAAHWRYKETKGRNGVPHLTASAEIDDMAWMRQLLDWQREAADPGEFLESLRYDLAVQEIFVFTPKGDVITLPAGSTPVDFAYAVHTEVGHRCIGARVNGRLVALERQLENGEVVEVFTSKAASAGPSRDWQQFVVSPRAKTKIRQWFAKERREEALETGKDAITREVRRGGLPLQRLVSGGSMSAVANELHYADVSALYTAVGEGHISAKHVVQRLLVELGGIDQAEEDLAERSTLTTIPRRPRSDDVGVSVPGAPGVLTKLAKCCTPVPGDEILGFVTRGGGVSVHRTDCTNATSLQQQSERIIEVHWAPSPSSVFLVAIQVEALDRHRLLSDVTRVLADERVNILSASVTTSAGDRVAISRFTFEMGDPKHLGHLLDVVRNVEGVYDVYRVTSAA, translated from the coding sequence GTGGCAGAGGACAAGGGAACGGCGATACAGCCGCCCACCGAACCGCTGAAGCTTGCCGATCTTCCGTCCGCCGCGCCTGCGGCGAACGAGCAGGGCATCGGTCTCAAGGCCCCCAGCAGCGCGTCCCGCCGGGTCCGTGCCCGGCTGGCGCGTCGCATGACCGCACAGCGCAGCGCGGTCAGCCCCGTCCTCGAACCGCTCGTCGCGGTCCACCGCGAGATCTACCCCAAGGCCGACCTGGCGTTGTTGCAGCGGGCCTTCGAGGTGGCCGAACGGCGACACGCCGACCAGTTGCGGCACTCCGGCGATCCCTACATCACCCACCCGCTGGCGGTCGCCAACATCCTCGCCGAATTGGGCATGGATACCACCACATTGGTGGCCGCCCTGCTGCACGACACCGTCGAAGACACCGGCTACACCCTGGAGGCGCTGTCGACGGACTTCGGCGACGAGGTCGGCCACCTCGTTGACGGGGTGACCAAGCTGGACAAGGTCGTGCTGGGCAGCGCCGCGGAGGGCGAGACCATCCGCAAGATGATCACCGCGATGGCCCGCGACCCGCGGGTGCTGGTGATCAAGGTGGCCGACCGGCTGCACAACATGCGGACCATGCGTTTCCTGCCGCCGGAGAAGCAGGCCCGTAAGGCGCGCGAGACGCTGGAAGTCATTGCGCCGCTGGCACATCGGCTCGGGATGGCCACGGTGAAGTGGGAGTTGGAGGATCTGTCCTTCGCAATCCTGCACCCGAAGAAGTACGAGGAGATCGTGCGACTCGTCGCCGGCCGGGCGCCGTCGCGCGACACATACCTGGCCAAGGTCCGCGCCGAGATCATCGCCACGCTCACCGGATCCAAGATCAACGCGGTGGTCGAGGGCCGGCCCAAGCATTACTGGTCGATTTACCAGAAGATGATCGTCAAAGGCCGCGACTTCGACGACATCCACGACCTGGTCGGCCTACGCATCCTGTGCGAGGAGATCCGCGACTGCTATGCCGCTGTCGGCGTGGTGCATTCGCTGTGGCAGCCGATGGCCGGCCGGTTCAAGGACTACATCGCCCAGCCGCGCTACGGGGTCTACCAGTCGTTGCACACCACTGTCGTCGGGCCCGAGGGTAAGCCGCTAGAGGTGCAGATCCGCACCCGCGACATGCACCGCACCGCGGAGTACGGCATCGCTGCGCACTGGCGCTACAAGGAAACCAAGGGCCGCAACGGGGTTCCGCACCTGACGGCGTCGGCCGAGATCGACGACATGGCCTGGATGCGCCAGCTGCTCGACTGGCAGCGGGAAGCCGCCGACCCCGGCGAATTCCTCGAGTCGCTGCGTTACGACCTTGCGGTGCAGGAGATCTTCGTCTTCACCCCCAAGGGTGACGTCATCACGCTGCCCGCCGGATCCACGCCGGTGGACTTCGCCTACGCGGTGCACACCGAGGTGGGCCACCGTTGTATCGGCGCCCGCGTCAACGGCCGCTTGGTGGCGCTGGAACGTCAGCTCGAAAACGGCGAAGTGGTCGAGGTATTCACCTCCAAGGCGGCCAGCGCCGGCCCGTCGCGTGACTGGCAGCAGTTCGTGGTCTCGCCGCGCGCCAAGACCAAGATCCGGCAGTGGTTCGCCAAGGAGCGTCGCGAAGAGGCGCTCGAGACCGGCAAGGACGCGATCACCCGGGAAGTGCGCCGCGGCGGACTTCCGTTGCAGCGCTTGGTCAGCGGTGGATCGATGTCCGCGGTGGCCAACGAGTTGCACTACGCGGATGTCTCGGCGCTCTACACGGCGGTGGGCGAGGGTCATATCTCGGCCAAGCATGTTGTGCAGCGCCTGCTCGTCGAACTCGGCGGCATCGACCAGGCCGAGGAGGATCTGGCCGAGCGCTCGACGCTGACGACCATCCCGCGCCGGCCGCGCAGTGACGATGTCGGGGTGTCGGTGCCCGGCGCCCCGGGAGTGCTGACGAAGCTGGCAAAGTGCTGCACACCGGTGCCCGGCGACGAGATCCTCGGATTCGTCACGCGCGGAGGGGGAGTCAGCGTGCACCGGACCGACTGCACCAATGCCACCTCGTTGCAGCAGCAGTCCGAGCGCATCATCGAGGTGCACTGGGCGCCGTCGCCCTCGTCGGTGTTCCTGGTGGCCATACAGGTCGAGGCGCTCGACCGGCACCGACTGCTGTCCGACGTCACTCGTGTGCTGGCCGACGAACGGGTCAACATTCTGTCGGCGTCGGTGACCACTTCCGCGGGTGACCGAGTCGCGATCAGCCGCTTCACTTTTGAGATGGGCGACCCCAAACACCTGGGGCATCTGCTCGACGTCGTCCGCAATGTAGAAGGCGTGTACGACGTCTACCGCGTGACGTCAGCGGCCTGA
- the secD gene encoding protein translocase subunit SecD, translating into MASPSTPVHPSRYLAVFLVLLIGAYLLVFLTGNKLADPKLGIDLQGGTRVTLTARTPDGSRPTREALSQAQQIIGARVNGLGVSGSEVIVDGDNLVITVPGTDGNEARNLGQTARLYIRPVINALPVESVAQQGGPRLPQPPRGPMGPRGQVPGAPGGPPPGAIPGAPAPGARPGVPGGQPGLIPPGAPAPGAPGPGGVPAPGPALDPGFGSGFPGDLPLLPDTGGVPAQPRPYPVDAPSTPTPTPPTPAVSPTGQQSPASGPAPAPPAEPAPPLLPPIQPGPPDPRKDLAERIAKEREWRQSSNKGVQFLALQFEATRCFQEDILAGNDDPNLPLVTCDKEHKQAYLLAPSIISGDQIDNASSGMDQRSGGYIVDVQFKSGAANTWADFTAAHIGTQTAFTLDSQVVSAPQIREAIPGGRTQINGGDPPFTASSAKELANVLKYGSLPLSFEASEAQTVSATLGLTSLRAGLIAGAIGLALVLLYSLLYYRALGVLTAVSLLASGAMIFAILVLLGRYINYTLDLAGIAGLIIGIGTTADSFVVFFERIKDEMREGKSFRSAIPRGWGRARKTILSGNAVTFLAAAVLYFLAIGQVKGFAFTLGLTTALDTVVVFLVTWPLVSLAGNSKTLAKPAFNGLGAVQQIARERRAATAGANATGRG; encoded by the coding sequence GTGGCATCGCCATCGACGCCGGTGCACCCTAGCCGCTATCTCGCGGTCTTCTTGGTCCTGCTCATCGGCGCCTACCTCCTGGTGTTCCTCACCGGCAACAAGCTGGCCGACCCGAAGCTCGGCATCGATCTGCAGGGCGGCACCCGGGTCACGCTGACCGCACGTACGCCGGACGGCTCTCGGCCGACCCGCGAAGCGCTCTCGCAGGCGCAGCAGATCATCGGCGCCCGCGTCAATGGCCTGGGGGTATCTGGTTCCGAGGTCATTGTCGACGGCGACAACCTCGTCATCACCGTTCCCGGCACCGATGGCAACGAGGCGCGCAACCTCGGCCAGACGGCCCGCCTCTATATCCGTCCCGTCATCAACGCCCTGCCCGTGGAGAGCGTCGCCCAGCAGGGTGGTCCCCGGCTGCCCCAGCCGCCGCGCGGTCCGATGGGGCCACGCGGTCAGGTACCCGGTGCACCGGGTGGACCGCCGCCCGGCGCGATCCCCGGCGCGCCCGCACCCGGGGCCCGGCCCGGTGTTCCCGGCGGCCAGCCGGGTCTGATTCCGCCCGGTGCCCCCGCACCCGGCGCTCCCGGGCCCGGTGGAGTTCCGGCACCCGGGCCCGCGCTGGACCCCGGCTTCGGCTCGGGCTTCCCGGGCGATCTGCCGCTGCTGCCCGACACCGGCGGCGTCCCGGCGCAGCCCCGGCCCTACCCGGTGGACGCGCCCTCCACGCCTACTCCGACGCCGCCCACGCCCGCGGTCTCACCGACCGGACAGCAGTCTCCGGCATCGGGACCGGCGCCCGCGCCGCCCGCAGAGCCCGCGCCGCCGCTGCTGCCGCCGATTCAGCCGGGTCCGCCGGACCCGCGCAAGGACCTCGCCGAACGCATCGCCAAGGAGCGGGAGTGGCGGCAGAGCTCGAACAAGGGCGTGCAGTTCCTGGCGCTGCAGTTCGAGGCCACCCGGTGCTTCCAGGAAGACATCCTGGCCGGCAATGACGACCCGAACCTGCCCCTGGTGACCTGCGACAAGGAGCACAAGCAGGCCTATCTGCTGGCGCCGTCGATCATCAGCGGCGACCAGATCGACAACGCCAGTTCGGGGATGGATCAGCGCAGCGGCGGTTACATCGTCGACGTGCAGTTCAAGAGCGGAGCGGCCAACACCTGGGCCGACTTCACCGCCGCGCACATCGGCACGCAAACCGCGTTCACGCTGGACTCGCAGGTGGTCAGCGCGCCGCAGATCCGGGAGGCCATCCCAGGTGGACGCACCCAGATCAACGGGGGTGACCCGCCGTTCACGGCGAGCTCGGCCAAGGAGCTGGCCAACGTCCTCAAGTACGGCTCGCTGCCGCTGTCGTTCGAGGCATCGGAAGCCCAAACCGTTTCGGCGACACTGGGATTGACGTCGTTGCGGGCGGGTCTGATCGCCGGTGCGATCGGCCTCGCGCTGGTGTTGCTGTACTCGCTGCTGTACTACCGGGCCCTCGGAGTGCTGACCGCGGTGTCGCTGTTGGCTTCTGGCGCAATGATTTTCGCCATACTCGTGCTGCTCGGCAGATACATCAACTACACACTCGACCTGGCCGGCATCGCGGGTCTGATCATCGGTATCGGGACGACGGCCGACTCGTTCGTGGTGTTCTTCGAGCGCATCAAAGACGAGATGCGCGAAGGCAAGTCGTTCCGGTCGGCGATCCCGCGCGGCTGGGGGCGGGCCCGCAAGACGATTCTGTCGGGCAACGCCGTCACCTTCCTCGCCGCCGCAGTGCTGTACTTCCTGGCGATCGGTCAGGTCAAGGGCTTCGCGTTCACACTCGGGCTCACCACCGCACTCGACACCGTCGTGGTGTTCCTGGTGACCTGGCCGCTGGTCTCGCTGGCCGGCAATTCCAAGACGCTGGCGAAGCCGGCATTCAACGGCCTGGGCGCGGTCCAGCAGATCGCGCGGGAGCGGCGTGCCGCGACCGCCGGGGCCAACGCGACGGGGCGGGGGTAG
- the gabT gene encoding 4-aminobutyrate--2-oxoglutarate transaminase, whose product MSAIEQSRHLVTEIPGPASLELAKRRAAAVSAGVGQTMPVFAARAAGGIVEDVDGNRLIDLGSGIAVTTIGNSSPRVVDAVSAQVADFTHTCFMVTPYEEYVAVAERLNQLAPGSGEKRSVLFNSGSEAVENAVKIARSHTKKSAVVAFDHAYHGRTNMTMALTAKSMPYKSGFGPFAPEIYRAPMSYPFRDGLIDKEIATDGELAARRAIDIIAKQVGADNLAAIIIEPIQGEGGFIVPADGFLPTLLRWCRENNVVFIADEVQTGIARTGAMFACEHEGIEPDLICIAKGVADGLPLSAVTGRAEIMDAPHTSGLGGTYGGNPVACAAALATLATIEADGLVERAREIERLMKDRLQALQASDDRIGDVRGRGAMIAVEFVDPDTAEPDAKLTNALAAGAHAAGVIVLTAGTFGNVIRFLPPLTISDELLNEGLDVLTDLLAKL is encoded by the coding sequence GTGTCTGCCATCGAACAGAGCCGCCATCTGGTCACCGAAATCCCCGGTCCGGCTTCGCTCGAACTAGCCAAACGCCGCGCCGCAGCGGTGTCGGCCGGCGTCGGTCAGACCATGCCGGTGTTCGCTGCGCGTGCTGCGGGCGGCATCGTCGAGGATGTCGACGGCAACCGGCTGATCGACCTGGGTTCAGGTATCGCCGTCACCACCATCGGCAATTCCTCTCCTCGGGTGGTCGACGCGGTGAGCGCGCAGGTCGCCGACTTCACCCACACCTGCTTCATGGTGACGCCGTACGAGGAGTACGTGGCCGTCGCCGAACGCCTGAACCAGCTCGCACCCGGGTCGGGCGAAAAGCGTTCGGTGCTCTTCAACTCCGGGTCCGAGGCGGTGGAAAACGCCGTCAAGATCGCCCGCTCGCACACCAAGAAATCCGCGGTGGTGGCCTTCGACCACGCCTACCACGGGCGCACCAACATGACCATGGCGCTGACTGCGAAGTCGATGCCGTACAAGAGCGGTTTCGGCCCTTTCGCTCCGGAGATCTACCGGGCTCCGATGTCGTATCCGTTCCGCGATGGGCTGATCGACAAGGAGATCGCCACCGACGGTGAATTGGCCGCCCGCCGGGCGATCGACATCATCGCCAAGCAAGTGGGCGCCGACAACCTCGCCGCGATCATCATCGAACCCATCCAGGGCGAGGGCGGATTCATCGTGCCGGCCGACGGCTTCTTGCCGACCCTGCTGCGGTGGTGTCGCGAGAACAACGTCGTCTTCATCGCCGACGAGGTGCAGACCGGGATCGCCCGCACCGGCGCGATGTTCGCCTGTGAGCACGAGGGCATCGAGCCCGACCTCATCTGCATCGCGAAGGGCGTCGCGGACGGGCTTCCGCTGTCCGCGGTCACAGGCCGCGCGGAAATCATGGATGCCCCACACACCAGCGGCCTGGGCGGCACTTACGGCGGCAACCCGGTGGCCTGCGCGGCGGCGCTGGCGACGCTGGCCACCATCGAGGCCGATGGGCTGGTCGAACGCGCCCGCGAGATCGAACGACTCATGAAAGACCGGTTGCAGGCTTTACAGGCGTCCGACGATCGCATCGGCGACGTGCGCGGCCGCGGCGCGATGATCGCCGTCGAGTTCGTCGACCCCGACACCGCCGAGCCCGACGCCAAACTGACCAACGCGCTCGCGGCCGGCGCGCATGCGGCCGGCGTAATCGTGCTCACCGCAGGCACATTCGGCAATGTGATCCGCTTCCTGCCGCCCCTGACGATCAGCGACGAGTTACTCAATGAGGGCCTCGACGTGTTGACCGACCTGCTGGCGAAGCTGTAG